One Mycolicibacterium goodii genomic region harbors:
- a CDS encoding DUF4190 domain-containing protein, producing the protein MTDERAGEPGSDRPEPTDPSEPGRTPPSTDSAAEPAGSAETSEASGAPGTPAPPPGQTPYTYGPSYGQQPYGAYQGAYPGAYPGGYPPPPPYGGYPSQPSGPVTTGPRNGLGIAALITAIAGLVLCWSIIGGIVVGAVAIVLGFLGHSRAKRGEATNGGVAITGIVLGGIAVVLSLAFIAIWVTLGVRWFEDLGGREYLTCLEEAGNDQAAQEQCRVRFEQRVEDEFGAPSTRTR; encoded by the coding sequence ATGACCGACGAACGAGCTGGTGAGCCCGGGTCGGACCGACCGGAACCGACAGACCCGTCTGAGCCCGGCCGGACACCTCCGTCAACGGATTCTGCGGCTGAGCCGGCCGGATCGGCCGAGACCTCCGAGGCGTCGGGAGCGCCGGGGACGCCTGCGCCGCCACCGGGGCAGACGCCGTACACATACGGCCCGTCCTACGGCCAACAGCCCTACGGTGCCTATCAGGGTGCGTACCCAGGCGCCTATCCCGGCGGCTATCCGCCCCCACCGCCCTACGGCGGCTACCCATCACAGCCTTCGGGCCCGGTCACCACCGGACCGCGCAACGGCTTGGGCATCGCGGCACTGATCACCGCGATCGCGGGCCTGGTGCTGTGTTGGTCGATCATCGGCGGGATCGTCGTCGGGGCGGTCGCGATCGTGCTCGGCTTCCTCGGGCACAGTCGCGCCAAGCGCGGCGAGGCCACCAACGGCGGCGTCGCGATCACCGGAATCGTGTTGGGCGGCATCGCCGTCGTGCTGTCACTTGCGTTCATCGCGATCTGGGTGACGCTCGGGGTCCGGTGGTTCGAGGATCTCGGTGGCCGCGAGTACCTCACCTGCCTGGAGGAAGCCGGCAACGACCAAGCCGCCCAAGAGCAGTGCCGGGTGCGATTCGAACAGCGCGTCGAGGACGAGTTCGGCGCCCCGTCGACGCGCACCCGCTGA
- the cydD gene encoding thiol reductant ABC exporter subunit CydD yields MRRYLVAAVACGVVIAGCTIASAVVLAHLVAGVVTEPGADNDWAPALGGLVVLWAIRVVAQWFQGRLSQRGATAVIGELSRQVLWSVTNTSPRRLAAERDAAAAVVTRGLDGLRPYFTGYLPAVVLAGILTPAALAVMAVFDWQAAAIVVIALPLIPIFMVLIGLLTAERSAAALTAMTTLQGRMLDLVAGIPTLRAVGRAGGSVQRIAELSASHRRSTMATLRISFLSALVLELLATLGVALVAVSVGLRLVFGDVTLAAGLTALLLAPEVFWPLRRVGAAFHAAQDGKTAAEQALRLCDRPQAPAGRREIAAGAPVIEVPALDAVLSPGRVTVLTGPNGVGKSTLLQAILGLQESPCGVIRIAGIDVGELDRSAWWRRVAWLPHRPVLIPGTVRENLELLGPVPELDEICHRVGFDEVLRELPDGLETPLGRGGVGLSLGQRQRLGLVRALGAQADVLLLDEPTAHLDDALEDRVLATIVARARAGATVVLVGHRAPVLEAADHVVRMEGSLVRR; encoded by the coding sequence CTGCGACGCTACCTGGTCGCCGCCGTGGCGTGCGGAGTGGTGATCGCCGGCTGCACCATCGCCTCGGCCGTGGTGCTCGCCCATCTCGTCGCCGGCGTCGTCACCGAACCCGGCGCCGACAACGACTGGGCTCCCGCACTCGGCGGTCTCGTGGTCCTGTGGGCGATACGGGTTGTGGCGCAGTGGTTTCAAGGACGCTTGTCCCAGCGCGGGGCCACCGCGGTCATCGGCGAGTTGTCCCGGCAGGTGCTGTGGTCGGTCACGAACACGTCGCCACGGCGTCTCGCCGCAGAGCGCGATGCCGCGGCCGCGGTGGTCACACGCGGTCTCGACGGCCTGCGCCCCTATTTCACCGGGTACCTGCCTGCCGTGGTGCTCGCCGGGATCCTCACTCCCGCGGCGCTTGCGGTGATGGCCGTCTTCGACTGGCAGGCCGCGGCCATCGTGGTGATCGCACTGCCGCTCATCCCGATCTTCATGGTGCTGATCGGCCTGCTCACCGCCGAGCGGTCGGCGGCCGCGCTCACCGCGATGACGACGTTGCAGGGCCGCATGCTGGACCTCGTGGCGGGGATTCCGACGTTGCGTGCGGTGGGGCGTGCCGGTGGATCCGTGCAGCGGATCGCCGAACTGTCGGCGAGCCACCGGCGTTCGACGATGGCGACGCTACGGATCTCGTTCCTGTCGGCGCTGGTGCTGGAATTGCTCGCCACTCTCGGTGTGGCACTCGTCGCCGTCAGCGTCGGTCTGCGTCTGGTGTTCGGCGACGTGACGCTCGCGGCCGGCCTGACCGCGCTGCTGCTCGCACCCGAGGTGTTCTGGCCGCTGCGGCGGGTGGGTGCGGCATTCCATGCCGCCCAGGACGGAAAGACCGCTGCCGAGCAGGCGTTGCGGTTGTGCGACCGCCCGCAGGCGCCCGCCGGACGCCGAGAGATCGCGGCCGGTGCGCCCGTGATCGAGGTGCCCGCGCTGGACGCGGTGCTGTCACCGGGTCGCGTGACCGTGCTGACCGGACCCAACGGTGTCGGTAAATCGACTCTCCTGCAGGCGATTCTGGGGTTGCAGGAATCGCCGTGCGGAGTGATCCGCATCGCCGGCATCGACGTCGGTGAGCTCGACCGTTCCGCATGGTGGCGTCGCGTCGCCTGGTTGCCGCACCGGCCGGTGCTCATCCCCGGTACCGTGCGGGAGAACCTCGAACTGCTCGGCCCGGTGCCCGAGCTCGACGAGATCTGTCACCGGGTGGGCTTCGACGAGGTGCTCCGGGAACTTCCCGACGGCTTGGAGACCCCGCTGGGGCGTGGCGGCGTCGGCCTGTCGTTGGGGCAGCGCCAGCGTCTGGGCCTGGTGCGCGCGCTCGGGGCGCAGGCGGATGTGCTGTTGCTCGACGAGCCGACGGCGCACCTCGACGATGCGCTCGAAGATCGCGTGCTGGCGACCATCGTGGCGCGCGCCCGCGCGGGCGCGACCGTGGTGCTGGTCGGTCACCGCGCACCGGTTCTGGAGGCCGCCGATCACGTGGTCAGGATGGAGGGTTCGCTTGTTCGGCGATGA
- a CDS encoding ATP-binding cassette domain-containing protein — protein sequence MFGDDPLLRLTLELLRPRLGRFLLAAALGVLSLGSALALAGISAWLITRAWQMPPVLDLTVAVVAVRALGISRGVLGYCQRLASHDSALRAAANARTGLYRKLADAPPDEAMRVPSGELVARLGPAVDELADVLVRALLPIVVAAVLGCAAVGVIAVISPAAALVLAVCLFVAGVLAPAVAARAAHASETVAVEHRSQRDTASMLALEHAPELRVSGRLAEVIATAERHHRAWGAAADRAAAPAAVAAAMPTAAIGVSVLGAVIAGIALAPAAAPTTVAILMLLPLSAFEATTALPDAAAQLMRSRVAARRLLELTRPIPTRARPDVPMVDLAPGDRLAVVGPSGSGKTTLLMSLADKLNGPRGETGCTGAPQRAAVFAEDAHLFDTTVRDNLLVVRGDAADAELLAALRRVGLGEWLAGLPDGLSTVLVGGAAAVSAGQRRRLLIARALLSTFPVVLLDEPTENLDAGDAQQVLEDLLTPGVLFPADRTVVVATHHLPPHLDCPVVRCTGRAAVPGR from the coding sequence TTGTTCGGCGATGATCCGTTGCTCCGTCTGACCCTCGAGCTCCTGCGTCCCCGGCTCGGACGGTTCCTGCTGGCGGCTGCACTCGGTGTGCTCTCGTTGGGCAGCGCACTGGCGCTGGCGGGGATCTCGGCGTGGCTCATCACACGGGCGTGGCAGATGCCGCCGGTGCTGGATCTGACCGTGGCGGTGGTGGCGGTACGCGCACTGGGGATCTCACGCGGAGTTCTCGGCTACTGCCAGCGCCTGGCGTCGCACGACAGTGCGCTGCGTGCCGCGGCCAACGCCAGGACCGGCCTGTACCGCAAGCTCGCCGACGCGCCGCCCGACGAGGCGATGCGGGTGCCGAGCGGGGAGCTGGTGGCACGCCTCGGGCCCGCGGTCGACGAACTCGCCGATGTTCTGGTCCGGGCGTTGTTGCCGATCGTGGTCGCGGCGGTGCTCGGCTGCGCGGCCGTCGGGGTCATCGCCGTGATCTCCCCCGCCGCCGCGCTGGTGTTGGCGGTGTGCCTGTTCGTCGCCGGTGTGCTCGCGCCCGCGGTTGCCGCCCGAGCCGCACACGCATCGGAAACCGTTGCGGTTGAACACCGTTCGCAGCGAGACACCGCCAGCATGCTTGCGCTCGAGCACGCGCCCGAGTTGCGGGTCAGCGGCCGACTGGCCGAGGTCATCGCAACGGCCGAGCGCCACCACAGGGCGTGGGGCGCGGCCGCCGACCGAGCCGCCGCACCGGCCGCGGTGGCCGCGGCGATGCCCACGGCGGCGATCGGCGTCAGCGTTCTCGGCGCTGTGATCGCGGGGATCGCACTCGCACCGGCCGCCGCCCCCACCACCGTGGCGATTCTGATGTTGCTGCCACTGTCGGCGTTCGAGGCGACCACAGCGCTTCCGGACGCGGCTGCGCAGCTCATGCGGTCGCGTGTCGCGGCGCGTCGGCTCCTGGAGTTGACACGGCCGATCCCCACACGGGCCCGCCCGGACGTGCCGATGGTCGACCTCGCACCCGGTGACCGCCTCGCGGTCGTCGGACCGAGCGGCTCGGGCAAGACCACGCTGCTGATGTCCTTGGCGGACAAGCTCAACGGACCGCGCGGCGAGACCGGCTGTACGGGTGCGCCGCAACGCGCAGCCGTCTTCGCCGAGGACGCCCACCTGTTCGACACCACCGTGCGGGACAACCTCCTGGTGGTACGCGGTGATGCCGCCGATGCCGAACTCCTGGCGGCACTTCGTCGCGTGGGGCTCGGCGAGTGGTTGGCGGGGTTGCCCGACGGTTTGTCCACCGTGCTCGTCGGTGGTGCCGCGGCGGTATCTGCCGGGCAGCGTCGACGCCTGCTCATCGCCCGCGCACTGCTCTCGACGTTTCCGGTCGTGCTGCTCGACGAGCCGACCGAGAACCTGGACGCCGGCGACGCCCAGCAAGTGCTCGAAGACCTTCTGACGCCGGGCGTTCTGTTCCCGGCCGACCGGACGGTCGTGGTCGCGACACACCATCTTCCGCCCCACCTCGACTGCCCGGTTGTTCGCTGTACCGGCCGCGCCGCGGTGCCGGGAAGGTAG